Within the Diceros bicornis minor isolate mBicDic1 chromosome 27, mDicBic1.mat.cur, whole genome shotgun sequence genome, the region CAGGTGTTAAACCACTAAAAAGTGTGAATTTTGTACCATATGATCACATTTAAACAGGTTTTAAAATAGGTGTTTCATCCTAGGTAATCATTAAAAACAGGTTATAAAAGTATATTTAACAATGCAGAAATATGCTTATGAAATATTGAAGGAAAACAGTATATCCAGTACGATTCCAAATTTGCATATAAAATGACTACAAAGATATACCCCCAAAAGTAATTATCTTCTAGTTGCAAGATTAtgcatggattttattttcttcattgtgatattcatttttcaaattttctacaatgttcATATACTATATTTGTAAttggagaaagaaataaatccaataagtgttgatatttttaaaagaaaaaaaaggtgttTCACTAGGAAGTCAAATTGActaacaagagaagaaataacaagtgttggagaggatgtggagaaaagggaaccctcatacactgctggtgggaatgcaaattggtgcagccactacggaaaacagtatggagatttctcaaaaaattaaactaccatgtgatccagctattccactgctgggtatttatccaaagaacatgaaatcaacaatacaaagagatttatgtacccctacgttcactgcagcactattcacaatagccaagacgtggaagcaacccaagtgcccatcaacggatgaatggataaagaagatgtggtatatatgtacaatggaatactactcagccatcaaaaaagacaaaatcggcccattcacaacaacatggatggaccttgagggtattatgttaagcgaaataagccagacagaaaaaaacactgcacgatttcactcatatgtggaagataaacaaatacatgggcaaagagaacagattagtggttaccagaagggaagggggctgggcgtgggtgaaaggggtaaaggggcacatatgtaggGTGATGGATGAAAACTAGAGTATTGGCGGTGAGCACGATGcattctatacagaaactgatatataatagtgtacacctgaaattacacaatgttataaaccaatatgacctcaataaaataattttaaaaaagaaagaaaaaaaatacggTGTTTCAGATTTTTGCTTTTACATCCACAGAATCTTGTGGGTAAACTGGCAAGAAGATTGAATCAGATGAATTCTATTTAAACAAGGCTAAATCTTCATCATTTATTTTGTGATGCTTTACTGTTTTCAAAGTACTGTCATAAGCAGTATCTAATTTGATCATCTACAATGCAAGGAAAGCAAGTTCGTATaccctccttttacagatgaggaaacaaaggctcaaagcaattaaatgatttgcccaaggccgCATGGCTAATGAAGCAGTTAACTGGGACTCTGACCCAGGATTTTTGCCACCTCTGAGATCTTTCCTCAAAAACATGCTGAGGGAAGCTTCACTCACAGCTCCGTGGTTCAAGAAGTTCCTATGGAACACCTAGACCCAATTCTGCAAGGAGGCACTCACTTGGTTTTGCCCACCTTAAAGGCCCAAGCTGGACTAGAATCATCCAGATGGGGTGCGCTCTCTGCAGGCATCGATGCTACATAGAGCAATGCCCACAGCAGGCTCTCTAGCTTGGAAATTTATGAACAACACAGGAGAATTTGCTGAGAACGACAGAACCCACACTCCGGGATGAAAATCTCAGACAATGCTCTATACGCATGTGTTTACAATATCTGTAAAGGCCACGGAATAGGTTCTGCTATCAGTTTCCATAGCTCCTCCCTAAAGAAGTGGGGAGTACCCTTTACTTAAGGATATGTAAGGATATTGGCTAAAGGAACAGTTTCTGGGTAGATCCTGTCCAAAGCCTGTAGGTTGGGTCCTGTGCAATTTGGGCTGGAATCTCCAACGCTTCTGGCTTCAGGACCCCCCTTGCTGCTCACGGGCAATGCTTCACCAAAGCCTGCTAACCAGAAAAACCGCACACCGTGTTTCAGTTATAAGGAACAGAAACAAGAACTCATTGCCTCAGAACTTGTAGGTTTTAGTATGTGGATACACAGGGCAAGTTATAACAACAGCATTCTGATGAGACCTCACACAAAGCCAGAAAAGCTGAAACAGGTGGCCCCAGGAGAGGTTGGCCCGGGGTCGGGGAAAGGCACCTCTCCTTCTGCAAGCATCACAGTGCAGCCCACAGAGAGGACAAAGCAGTCCCGCCCGGACCCCTCGGGGCGGGGAGTTTGGGAGCCCCAAGGGCTCTCTTTCCCACAGCAGTGGCAAGGCCACTCCTTCAGTAACATCTCAGGCAGAGGCCAAAGATGAGGACTTTTAATTATGAAACAAGATTGTCTCCTGGGATTACCTTCAGATGCTTCAGTGAAGACTATGATACAAATGTGTGTGAGCTTTCCATCTGCACCGCAAGGTGGTCAGTTAGCTTCATCTGAAGGACCCTAAATGGAAACAGGACCCCTGGGATGGCTCTCAGAGGCCCACACTACACTAGAGGTGGCCGCTAAGGCACTTGAGCTATGTTCATCTCTTGATCCACAACAGAGGGCTAGTCAGCACTGTGGATATTAGAAATCACTCTTCATGGGTGACATCAGTAGTTTTCAAGATGTGTGGATTGGCTAGAAATCCCGCCCCAGTATGAACAGGACAGAAGGAATTAGGGAGCCAAACTCTCTAACGACCCTAAAAATGATTGTTGGAGTATTCTGTAACTGTGCAACCAGAAAGTGAGCTGCATCTTGCTGTTCAAGTCCTCTCCCATCCGCTCTGAATGAACTTTCATGCCAGAAGCCCCCAAAACACCGGAGAGGACAGATGCCTGGGACGTCATCACGCTTACTGAGGCAGGATGACTGTCTTATTGCCAGGTGTTGATACGTGCTTTCACTCTACTGTATTCTACCTGGTAGCGAGTTTGTGAGAGAGGAGACCTACAGGGCTCATTAATTTCTCATTACAGGCTGTTGACTATCTATCAGAAAGAACTCAAGAATTGTAAATGATCCAGTCAATTTAACTTAGGATCTTTTGTTATGATACCTTTAAGTATTCTCAGACAAAATTAGGAAACCTTCTGAGCAGAAACTGAGTTGAGTTACTCATACATACTGAGTACTAATGTtaagtgtcctcatctgtaccCAAAAACAGAAAGGGGCCTGGGGAAATTTGGGGTTACCTTTATATTCCTGAGCAGCCTACCATAGTGCCATGCCCAGTGAATGTGTGGAAGTCATGGCACCCAGATTTCTGAGCTCAGGTAAATATAATTCAGTTTCGTAAAAACCAATCTTAAAGCACTTTGTTTTAATCTTTATtctcttcctgattttaaaaaataacacattcTGACTATAACTCTTCCATTATAGAAAATTGGAAAACTGAAAATTCCCCCAGAAGCCCACCCTCAGAGATGACTATTACTCTCTTTGGTAAATAGTCTTCCAGATttttttggcatatagttgtAAATAAAGAGGATCAAGTGGAATTCTACTACTACTAGAACACACGCTATTCTGCTCTTGTGCAAGTTTTCCAATAGTTCTGACAAATAATTCAACTGACCAGTTACTCCAGAGAACTTTATGCATTAGTTTTCAGAGACAATTCAAACACACAGCGGGTGGAAAAACCTCTAAGATTTTCTTACCattcaatattaaatatttcacaaGGTATTAAAGgtgataaagtttaaaaaataggaaataaaaacaatgaattgGATACAGAGGAGAACCGTTCAGAAAATCACCagtttttatcaaaataaaaactccTAAATTCCAATTTCAGCAAGTATCATAAAATGgctttaaaatttgaatttaggAAATAATCATCTCCTTACCATCAAATATATTTACAACAGTAACTCTACAATCCTTCTCATTTGATCAATACAAAAGAATACAATGTACATGGCCATTTCGAATTCCTTCAATTCTAAATGAAGCAAAATGATAATAAGAATTGCTACATATGAAAGAATTGTCCATCAGCAGGGGCGTCCAGAACAGGAGACTTAGAACAGATTTTAGCTTTTGCAACTGGTAAAGGACAATTTTGATTCAACCTCCCACAGCTTCGTTTGTAATGCTTTCAAAACATCTTCCATCTATTGAattgaaaaaagaatataaaaaaatacacGATTAAAATCATgcatgattaaatgaaatatacataattaataaaatttctgATGTTATGCATTACACACAGATAATTCAGTATTTAATGATGTTATTTAGAGGCATAAACTAAACTTTATTTAATAAGACACAATTCTATTGACAGTACTTCTTAACTTCTAATCTATAGCTCTTCTGTACATTCATCATTGTCTTGACTATCTGGCCATGAGATGAtgttaacattcaaaaataaggTTGTTTATACCATGAGAATTGAATCAAATGAAATATTGATTTGATTCAAAAATATATgtctagttttatagttttagaataTATACTGTTTTGATTTTGAAATGAAATGTCTTCCTTATTTTTTTGATAAAGCTTTAGCTTAAGTTGTAGCTTGGTTCCCAAAAAATCAACTTGACTaacaagtgaaataaaataagcaCTCTCTTACTGTGAAAGCGCTGAGATCAAGAGATAGCATCATGAGGATTACTTGTGAAGGAGCACTTGTTCACTAACAGCAAGTTGTCCATACAAAGATATAAAAAGTGCAGAACAAAATTACCTGCTTTagagatttttctatttcaaCTCTGCTTTCAAGATTAAAAAGCTCTTTATCTTCTGACACAATTTGCTTTTCAGAGGACCCTAAAATATAACTGAAGTATAGTACAGTACagttaaaatatgaaaaggaaGCAAATATTAAATTTATGTTAATAATATTAAAGCTCTAAGTATATTATACTACATATTAGTTCCAAGTAaacataaaacaattatttttgttaacagcAACCTACATAGGAAGCTGTAGTACATAAAGTTATGTTTTTCTCCATAACAGCTTTGTCCAGATAGTCCTACCTATTTCCCAATATTATAAGTATTTCATTATTGGGAACAAACTTGCTCTTTAGTAAGCTGGGTGACAAAACACTAACACTCATAGCtcaaaattctatttcaaattttaaaaagatcctGAAGAAGCCACtgtttttttgctttatataattttctGGAAGCATGTGCACTTTCAAATTTGACTTTTAGTAAATAATTTGTGGAGTCAACTCTTGATTACCCAGATTTGGGCAACTTCAACAGTTATCCTCCAAGTTGTTTTGCTCAACTCTCTGAGGTAATGAGATGTTGTGGTTTAGAAAATATTGAATAGCAGAAAAATTGGCCCAGCAGCTGGAGGAAAACAGGCCCAGTGTTGGTAACCAAATAAATCTAAACAGTAAGGAAGAAGGTGCTAGTATTTCTCAGAAGAAAACTTGATTCATTTGTACTTCTTTAGAAGTTTTTTATCACACATAGCAACTGCAGTATGCGACTTCTTTTGTCAAATAAGAACAGTTTTCTCTTGGAAACTCTATTGattatatttctgaaaaatggCATGGGAGGCAAAATTGCAGAAGGCAATTAACATCctgtttacaaaagaaaaatgagataagATGGAAAAATTAAATGGCACCGAGTAATTTATAAAACCGTAAACAAACATTACAGGGGGCAGCTACTTCTAAAACCCACCAAGTTCCTTGACATTAAAATTCTGCCCCAAGAGGTAACTTCTACCCTAAATTCAACTGTTCAGGGACAAATAGCTTCAATACGATGATCTCCTGTGGCCAAATCTTCCACACGTTTTCTTTTATACAGATATGtatcagttttgaaagttctgtACCAGCCCTACAGGACTGAGATTTCACGTCTTCTATTCTTGTATTCTCTCTCACTTAATTTTCACAAATCTTGGTAAAATTCTCATGGATATTAAGGGAGCTTCTGTTGGGGTTTGGGTCTATCAAAACAGATCTGATCTCTCTCCAGACAGACCTACATGCTTTACAACAGTGAGCAGTACTTGTTATATTATTCCCTTACGTAAGGACTGTAAAaagtttattgattttaaaattttgatctaAACCTGTTTAGTTTCAAAGAAGGTGGCAAACAGCAGTTATTAAAGAATAATTAGAGGAGAAaccataattataataaaaatactgttataaattttttagagagaaaaatctaAGAAATTGAACAGGAGTGACAAAATATCTCAAGTAATGAAAGTGTAggcactttcttttcttcttaaattgTTCTTCTTTCCTGATATATAAGGTTTCCTAGGTATCTTTAAATTCTTGAGGGTTACCAAGTGAAAACACACTGAGGTCAactgatttatttaattttgtgtttccTATAAAAAAAGGCTAATGAATTGAAAGGCCATTAATAAATCTGAAATTCTTTAACTCACGTCTGTTGTCAGCCCCTAATTCACCTTGTTTCCTAACACTTACTTTTTAGAAATCATGGAGAGTGAAGGCTCTTCCTTGCATCTCTCAAAAAAGCAGACAATTCATGGGGacggccctgtggcgtaggggttaagtgcgcacgctccgctgctggcggcctgggtttggatcccgggcgtgcaccaacgcactgcctgtcaggccatgctgtggcggcgtcccatataaagtagaggaagatgggcacagatgttagctcagggccagtcttcctcagcaaaaagaggagcattggcatggatgttagctcagggccgatcttcctccccccgccccccgaaaaaaaaaaacaagcagacaaTTCTTTACTAGACTCATCTATAATCAAACTTACCTTTCAATGGCTTCAACACTGAGGCAAAACAAGTCCCTCTTGTAATCCAGATTCATGGGTGTGCATCTGTATATGTAGCCAAGATTGTGTGAGCATCCTGTGCAGGACAAAGTCTCCAGAATGCTGCAATAAAGAATGCCATTGCCTTAGCAAACAAAGTAGCAACTTATAACAAAAATCCTGTTAAAATCCATAAACACTTAATATGTAAGTTGCTCAATTATGTTATTCCTACCCTACTAAGTCATatgtacaaaggaaaaaaatgtttgtattAGAAATGTAGACAAGCACTTCCAGGCCACACTGCCTTAAGCACCTAGTGACAAGGGACATATACAAAGGGACAAGAAGAGAGGATATTGAGGTGGTGTTTTGTAGAATGTAAATACCTTGATCTGGTATTAAGAAAATTatctaaaatttggaaataaggcAATATTCCACATGCCCTTTTAATGTCATATTGTCCAACAAGCCCACCAAGGATCATTAACACTCTGGGGCAGGGTAGGCAGATTTTTTCTGTaatgatacagagaacaaacattTTAGGCTTGCAGGCCATACGGTGTCTGTTGCAATCACTCACTTCTACCACTGTAACAtggaagcagccacagacaatacacaaCTAAATAGGCGttgtctgtgttccaataaaaaggtatttacaaaagcaggtggccggcctgtgggccatagtttgctttAGTGGAGGTAACACTGTTTGCTTACTACTTACTATTGATTAGAGCCCAGATGTTGTCAAGTTAGATGATGACTTATAGAAAGAAGACTGATACGTGACAAATAATTTTAGTCTGGTAGAGATGCAAATGTTTTCTGCTGGTAGAAAAGATAACCCCAAAGGTTGAGGTTTTATTGTCCTGTAGGACATTAACTAGATCTCTCTACACTAGCTTTGCCATGTTCTGGTTTCCttgttaatgagttaaataaatctTTCATATGTGCTCATTATATATTTGTgggagttgtctttttttttaaattatgctttGATACTAACACTCTTCTCTCAACTACAGATGTGTTCCACATAGgcaattcacaaatattttacttaacgatccaatttctccatatgaTTGTTCCTTCATTCCAGTCACTTCTCAACTCCGGCTCTGCACATTTGAATAGACACTCCCCAAGCCAATTCACGTCTTCTTTAAATCTTAGAATCAACTGTCTCCCAGACGCCTTGTCAAATTGACCGGTTCAAATTTACCATTCTACAAATATCTATATTAAAATTATAGTCCCAACACATAGCAAGTTAATAACTGGGGATTTAAATCTAGTAATGATCACGATAGTGTAATATACACCACAAAAAATAGCTATCATTTCAAAAGAACTGTAATTCCTACTGTTATGTGAGCCACTTGTAATAACTAAGTAGCTAATCCTGCTATTAAGCAAAATAAAGCCAACCAAGACTCAAACAATATACTATAGATTGCATTACTGTTTACCTATAGATACTGAGACATTTGTAACTACTGCAGCAACATATGGAACAAAGCACAAAATGGATCACTGCCTGATAAATTATAAGTTCTCACTGGTGATATAATTAGCTAGATAATATGCCACTGATTAGACACTAAGCTTCTACGGGCTTtcatattagaaatataaaagcaTCTTAGTAAACCCCAAGAGGGAACCCTATCTATACTACCAACAGTGAACAGGAAATCTCCACACTACATATCAAACCTCACAATCATTACGAGGCTGCCACACACAATTACCAACATCTAACGCAGGTATCATCGGCCAAAAAAGGATACTTAGATAAACTTACAATACAAAAATACACTGATCAATGGATAAGACTGTTTTATCCTGAATTATCAAAATCAAACTAAACAACAGCAAAGAGGACAGACAAAGCCATTCATACTTCTAAAGTAACCTCGAGGAGCAACGCAGAGATGGTAGCTACGACTGTTGCAGCATCTTACTGCTTTCACAGCTGGCAGAGATTTGGCCAGAATTCACCCTTATCATTGAACAACACTGAGAAAGCGGTGCCAGAAATCAAGTGATTTCAGACAAGGAATGAGTTAGCTTGTAAGAACCTCAACAAATGACAGAATCAGAATGAATAGAGGAAACAGCACTGCTACCTTTACAGCATTTTTCTAAAACCCAAATACACTTTATTTGAATAGGACACTCAAGCATTACTATAAAGGAAAAACCAGTTAAACACACATTAAAAAACATACATGATTATTCACTTCTGTTTAATCGCTTGTGTACCATCTAAAGCTATTTCATATACATCAGTAAGATGTGTTTCAGCCAACAATTATATAACGCAGAACTTCCCATTCAGTTTGCTGAGGATGCCACTTGCAGTAGATGGGAGGCAGGTATGTCTTTGACCCTTGGAGTGgcagcacagggcctggggcTACTGGGCCCCCGTGCTGTTGCTTCTGGCCCCAAGTGGCCTTATCTGTTTACCTCAATAGaccatatgtatgtgtgtctgtatgaTATTAGCATTTTCTATGGGTGCCATGACATGAAAAAGGTGGGTAGCATAGGTCTAAGGCACCCCTTGGCTCTGAGATattatgataaatattttctttttttattttcatttttgattttcttcAGCTCCAAGCCGAAAACACCCTAAAGGGGATTGTCAGAATACACCTTTAGAAATTTAGAAACTGTTCCATCTTAATATCTAAAAGGAGGCCACCATACTCAAGAATCGATACATTAGAATGACTGATTTTATACTGATTACCATGAAAAAGTTTTATCCCAAGTAATCTTACTGGTAATGagctttttaaagtttatatttgaaaaataagcaTTTTCTCTAACATACATAAATACAGAGATATAGCCTTACTCACcaaccattttcatttttacgTTTGGATAGTACCTGTTCCTTATCCACAGAAACATTACTGGAAACACCTAGAGAGAAGAAAGTAACAATTTATTAACGTGTTTTATTATAAAACACATGCAGACATTTAGAGAACTTCGAAGTCAACTTTTATTTTAGAACTCAGAGGGGCAGAAAAATAAGAGCTCaaagccacacacacatacaagggTGGTTCAAAACTAAACGTATAGGTGTCTTCAGGAAAACGATGGCAGAATACGagttatttcctttccttcccagaAAACCAGTGACgttaacaaaattaataaaattagagGAGAAAATTCAATCAACTGTAAAACTTGAAACAATTAGAACCTCAAATCATAGACTATCAAGAATACCTGCCAGGTACAGTAAAACTGGGATGAAAACCAAGGAAGATGCTAAAAAGCCAATGTACACATCTCCAGTTCTCAAACGCAGGGCTCACTTCTAAAAGTAATTGAAAGGATCCTTAGGAATCCAGCCAAAAGTCTCTTACGTAGACCGTGATGTTGATGGGGTCACAGCTAGACCCCAGAATGAGGAGAAAACATTCCCAGAGGATCCAGGTCCAGGCCACACTAAAGGAAGGGATAGAGGATGGAGGGAAATGAAGAAAGGACAGTAGACCTAAAACAGCCGAAACAGACTCTTGTCTCACCTCCTCCTACAGTCCACCTTAATTCGGTAAATTCCACCTCCATCTACCCAGTTGCTCAAATCAGAAACCAGGGTGTCATCCTTGATCCTTTGCCTCCTCATCCTGCTCCCCCACATCCACTCCACTGATAAGTCCTGTCAATTCTATCTCACAAATCACACTCCAGCCCCaaaaccaccaccacctcctcttGCTTGGACGACTGTAGGAGCTCCTGAACGACCACTCACTCCCATGCTTCTTCTTCCCTTTGACGctttctccaagaaaaaactGGGTCAAATCACTTCCCTGCTTAAACACCTCACTCTCTAGAACAGATTCCGATTCCGCAGAACAGCCTACAAGGCCCTGGATTTTCTggcccctttcttcttccctaaaTCTTATCTTGATCCTACTCTTTGGCCACACTAGCCTCAAGGCCTTTCCACTAGCTGCTCCCTGTGGCAGGAAAAAGCAAAG harbors:
- the MIS18A gene encoding protein Mis18-alpha — protein: MAGAWSSSCFKGCSSTSCACGDKGKWSGSSLLSKRLSEDSSRHQLLQKWASMWSSVSGDASVACAERTRREETVEPAEEEEDRPLVFLCSGCRRPLGDSLSWVTSQEDTNCILLRCVSSNVSVDKEQVLSKRKNENGCILETLSCTGCSHNLGYIYRCTPMNLDYKRDLFCLSVEAIESYILGSSEKQIVSEDKELFNLESRVEIEKSLKQMEDVLKALQTKLWEVESKLSFTSCKS